In Paralichthys olivaceus isolate ysfri-2021 chromosome 13, ASM2471397v2, whole genome shotgun sequence, the following are encoded in one genomic region:
- the pklr gene encoding pyruvate kinase PKLR isoform X2: MSRIRRYSEAMTLPDSFIQRQQLDASMADTFLEHLCLLDIDQEPITARNTSIVCTIGPASRSVTKLQEMVKAGMNIARLNFSHGSHEYHGETIKNIREAVETITSDPLYYRPVAIALDTKGPEIRTGLVKGKVEEEVVLEKGSSVRVVTAESDKDKTDGKIIWVDYPSLPKVLQKGGKIYIDDGLIGLRVTEIGPDWVDTKVEASGLLCSCKGVNLPGCDLIGLQAVSERDKSDLRFGVSQGVDMVFASFIRSAQDVKDVRRVLGAHGREIKVISKVESRQGVQNFEEILAESDGVMVARGDLGIEIPAEKVFIAQKMMIGRCNSAGKPVICATQMLESMVAHPRPTRAEGSDVANAVLDGADCVMLSGETAKGLFPVEAVAMMHSICREAEAAIFHQQLFEELRRLTPLSSDPTEVTAIGAVESSFKCCAGAIIVLTISGRSAHLLSRYRPRCPIIAVTRSPQVARQSQLLRGVFPVLFHPLPAPVWADDVDDRVEFGMEIGKARGFFKPGDMVIVVTGWIPGSGHTNIMRAVSAP; the protein is encoded by the exons ATGT CTCGCATCAGGCGCTACTCAGAGGCGATGACACTGCCGGACTCTTTCATCCAACGCCAGCAGCTGGACGCCAGCATGGCTGACACCTTCCTGGAGCATCTCTGTCTTCTGGACATCGACcaggagccaatcacagcgcgCAACACCAGCATCGTCTGCACTATCG GTCCTGCGTCGCGATCAGTCACCAAACTGCAGGAGATGGTCAAAGCAGGGATGAACATCGCTCGTCTGAATTTCTCCCATGGATCACATGAA TACCACGGTGAAACCATCAAAAACATCAGAGAGGCGGTGGAGACGATCACCTCCGACCCCTTGTATTACCGGCCGGTCGCCATCGCCTTGGATACGAAGGGTCCAGAGATCCGCACTGGATTAGTGAAAGGG aaagtggaggaggaggtggtgctgGAGAAAGGCAGCAGTGTTCGTGTGGTGACAGCAGAGagtgacaaagacaaaacagatgGAAAGATTATCTGGGTGGACTATCCCAGCCTCCCCAAAGTCCTCCAGAAAGGAGGAAAGATTTACATTGACGACGGCCTCATCGGACTCAGAGTCACAGAAATAG GCCCTGACTGGGTGGACACTAAGGTGGAGGCTAGCGGGCTGCTCTGCAGTTGCAAAGGCGTTAACCTCCCCGGCTGCGACCTGATCGGCCTGCAGGCTGTCAGCGAGCGGGACAAGTCCGACCTGAGGTTCGGGGTCTCCCAGGGTGTGGACATGGTGTTTGCCAGCTTCATACGCTCGGCCCAGGACGTCAAGGATGTACGGCGCGTTCTTGGGGCACATGGACGAGAAATCAAAGTGATCAGCAAGGTGGAGAGCCGGCAGGGGGTCCAGAA TTTTGAGGAGATCCTGGCTGAGAGTGACGGTGTAATGGTTGCCAGGGGCGACCTGGGGATCGAGATCCCAGCAGAAAAAGTCTTCATCGCTCAGAAGATGATGATTGGGCGCTGCAACTCTGCCGGCAAGCCTGTCATCTGTGCCACGCAG atgctGGAGAGCATGGTGGCCCACCCACGGCCAACTAGAGCAGAGGGCAGTGACGTCGCCAACGCAGTGCTGGACGGAGCCGACTGTGTAATGTTATCTGGGGAGACGGCCAAGGGACTGTTTCCTGTGGAGGCTGTAGCAATGATGCACtcg atcTGCAGGGAGGCAGAGGCAGCCATTTTCCACCAGCAGCTATTTGAGGAGTTGCGTCGCCTCACTCCGCTCTCCTCTGATCCCACAGAGGTCACAGCCATCGGAGCTGTAGAGTCCTCCTTCAAATGCTGTGCCGGGGCCATCATAGTCCTCACCATCAGTGGCAG atcGGCACACCTCCTGTCCAGATACAGACCTCGCTGTCCCATCATCGCCGTCACCAGAAGCCCTCAG GTGGCCCGACAGTCCCAGCTGCTGAGAGGAGTGTTTCCCGTCCTCTTCCACCCTCTGCCTGCTCCTGTCTGGGCTGACGACGTAGACGATAGGGTCGAATTTGGCATGGAAAtcg GCAAAGCAAGAGGCTTCTTCAAACCCGGCGACATGGTGATCGTGGTGACGGGCTGGATCCCGGGGTCCGGTCACACTAACATCATGAGGGCCGTCAGCGCCCCGTAA
- the pklr gene encoding pyruvate kinase PKLR isoform X1, protein MDAIVLPQRTQPARIRRYSEAMTLPDSFIQRQQLDASMADTFLEHLCLLDIDQEPITARNTSIVCTIGPASRSVTKLQEMVKAGMNIARLNFSHGSHEYHGETIKNIREAVETITSDPLYYRPVAIALDTKGPEIRTGLVKGKVEEEVVLEKGSSVRVVTAESDKDKTDGKIIWVDYPSLPKVLQKGGKIYIDDGLIGLRVTEIGPDWVDTKVEASGLLCSCKGVNLPGCDLIGLQAVSERDKSDLRFGVSQGVDMVFASFIRSAQDVKDVRRVLGAHGREIKVISKVESRQGVQNFEEILAESDGVMVARGDLGIEIPAEKVFIAQKMMIGRCNSAGKPVICATQMLESMVAHPRPTRAEGSDVANAVLDGADCVMLSGETAKGLFPVEAVAMMHSICREAEAAIFHQQLFEELRRLTPLSSDPTEVTAIGAVESSFKCCAGAIIVLTISGRSAHLLSRYRPRCPIIAVTRSPQVARQSQLLRGVFPVLFHPLPAPVWADDVDDRVEFGMEIGKARGFFKPGDMVIVVTGWIPGSGHTNIMRAVSAP, encoded by the exons ATGGATGCCATTGTGCTGCCTCAAAGGACTCAGCCAG CTCGCATCAGGCGCTACTCAGAGGCGATGACACTGCCGGACTCTTTCATCCAACGCCAGCAGCTGGACGCCAGCATGGCTGACACCTTCCTGGAGCATCTCTGTCTTCTGGACATCGACcaggagccaatcacagcgcgCAACACCAGCATCGTCTGCACTATCG GTCCTGCGTCGCGATCAGTCACCAAACTGCAGGAGATGGTCAAAGCAGGGATGAACATCGCTCGTCTGAATTTCTCCCATGGATCACATGAA TACCACGGTGAAACCATCAAAAACATCAGAGAGGCGGTGGAGACGATCACCTCCGACCCCTTGTATTACCGGCCGGTCGCCATCGCCTTGGATACGAAGGGTCCAGAGATCCGCACTGGATTAGTGAAAGGG aaagtggaggaggaggtggtgctgGAGAAAGGCAGCAGTGTTCGTGTGGTGACAGCAGAGagtgacaaagacaaaacagatgGAAAGATTATCTGGGTGGACTATCCCAGCCTCCCCAAAGTCCTCCAGAAAGGAGGAAAGATTTACATTGACGACGGCCTCATCGGACTCAGAGTCACAGAAATAG GCCCTGACTGGGTGGACACTAAGGTGGAGGCTAGCGGGCTGCTCTGCAGTTGCAAAGGCGTTAACCTCCCCGGCTGCGACCTGATCGGCCTGCAGGCTGTCAGCGAGCGGGACAAGTCCGACCTGAGGTTCGGGGTCTCCCAGGGTGTGGACATGGTGTTTGCCAGCTTCATACGCTCGGCCCAGGACGTCAAGGATGTACGGCGCGTTCTTGGGGCACATGGACGAGAAATCAAAGTGATCAGCAAGGTGGAGAGCCGGCAGGGGGTCCAGAA TTTTGAGGAGATCCTGGCTGAGAGTGACGGTGTAATGGTTGCCAGGGGCGACCTGGGGATCGAGATCCCAGCAGAAAAAGTCTTCATCGCTCAGAAGATGATGATTGGGCGCTGCAACTCTGCCGGCAAGCCTGTCATCTGTGCCACGCAG atgctGGAGAGCATGGTGGCCCACCCACGGCCAACTAGAGCAGAGGGCAGTGACGTCGCCAACGCAGTGCTGGACGGAGCCGACTGTGTAATGTTATCTGGGGAGACGGCCAAGGGACTGTTTCCTGTGGAGGCTGTAGCAATGATGCACtcg atcTGCAGGGAGGCAGAGGCAGCCATTTTCCACCAGCAGCTATTTGAGGAGTTGCGTCGCCTCACTCCGCTCTCCTCTGATCCCACAGAGGTCACAGCCATCGGAGCTGTAGAGTCCTCCTTCAAATGCTGTGCCGGGGCCATCATAGTCCTCACCATCAGTGGCAG atcGGCACACCTCCTGTCCAGATACAGACCTCGCTGTCCCATCATCGCCGTCACCAGAAGCCCTCAG GTGGCCCGACAGTCCCAGCTGCTGAGAGGAGTGTTTCCCGTCCTCTTCCACCCTCTGCCTGCTCCTGTCTGGGCTGACGACGTAGACGATAGGGTCGAATTTGGCATGGAAAtcg GCAAAGCAAGAGGCTTCTTCAAACCCGGCGACATGGTGATCGTGGTGACGGGCTGGATCCCGGGGTCCGGTCACACTAACATCATGAGGGCCGTCAGCGCCCCGTAA
- the pklr gene encoding pyruvate kinase PKLR isoform X3 yields MTLPDSFIQRQQLDASMADTFLEHLCLLDIDQEPITARNTSIVCTIGPASRSVTKLQEMVKAGMNIARLNFSHGSHEYHGETIKNIREAVETITSDPLYYRPVAIALDTKGPEIRTGLVKGKVEEEVVLEKGSSVRVVTAESDKDKTDGKIIWVDYPSLPKVLQKGGKIYIDDGLIGLRVTEIGPDWVDTKVEASGLLCSCKGVNLPGCDLIGLQAVSERDKSDLRFGVSQGVDMVFASFIRSAQDVKDVRRVLGAHGREIKVISKVESRQGVQNFEEILAESDGVMVARGDLGIEIPAEKVFIAQKMMIGRCNSAGKPVICATQMLESMVAHPRPTRAEGSDVANAVLDGADCVMLSGETAKGLFPVEAVAMMHSICREAEAAIFHQQLFEELRRLTPLSSDPTEVTAIGAVESSFKCCAGAIIVLTISGRSAHLLSRYRPRCPIIAVTRSPQVARQSQLLRGVFPVLFHPLPAPVWADDVDDRVEFGMEIGKARGFFKPGDMVIVVTGWIPGSGHTNIMRAVSAP; encoded by the exons ATGACACTGCCGGACTCTTTCATCCAACGCCAGCAGCTGGACGCCAGCATGGCTGACACCTTCCTGGAGCATCTCTGTCTTCTGGACATCGACcaggagccaatcacagcgcgCAACACCAGCATCGTCTGCACTATCG GTCCTGCGTCGCGATCAGTCACCAAACTGCAGGAGATGGTCAAAGCAGGGATGAACATCGCTCGTCTGAATTTCTCCCATGGATCACATGAA TACCACGGTGAAACCATCAAAAACATCAGAGAGGCGGTGGAGACGATCACCTCCGACCCCTTGTATTACCGGCCGGTCGCCATCGCCTTGGATACGAAGGGTCCAGAGATCCGCACTGGATTAGTGAAAGGG aaagtggaggaggaggtggtgctgGAGAAAGGCAGCAGTGTTCGTGTGGTGACAGCAGAGagtgacaaagacaaaacagatgGAAAGATTATCTGGGTGGACTATCCCAGCCTCCCCAAAGTCCTCCAGAAAGGAGGAAAGATTTACATTGACGACGGCCTCATCGGACTCAGAGTCACAGAAATAG GCCCTGACTGGGTGGACACTAAGGTGGAGGCTAGCGGGCTGCTCTGCAGTTGCAAAGGCGTTAACCTCCCCGGCTGCGACCTGATCGGCCTGCAGGCTGTCAGCGAGCGGGACAAGTCCGACCTGAGGTTCGGGGTCTCCCAGGGTGTGGACATGGTGTTTGCCAGCTTCATACGCTCGGCCCAGGACGTCAAGGATGTACGGCGCGTTCTTGGGGCACATGGACGAGAAATCAAAGTGATCAGCAAGGTGGAGAGCCGGCAGGGGGTCCAGAA TTTTGAGGAGATCCTGGCTGAGAGTGACGGTGTAATGGTTGCCAGGGGCGACCTGGGGATCGAGATCCCAGCAGAAAAAGTCTTCATCGCTCAGAAGATGATGATTGGGCGCTGCAACTCTGCCGGCAAGCCTGTCATCTGTGCCACGCAG atgctGGAGAGCATGGTGGCCCACCCACGGCCAACTAGAGCAGAGGGCAGTGACGTCGCCAACGCAGTGCTGGACGGAGCCGACTGTGTAATGTTATCTGGGGAGACGGCCAAGGGACTGTTTCCTGTGGAGGCTGTAGCAATGATGCACtcg atcTGCAGGGAGGCAGAGGCAGCCATTTTCCACCAGCAGCTATTTGAGGAGTTGCGTCGCCTCACTCCGCTCTCCTCTGATCCCACAGAGGTCACAGCCATCGGAGCTGTAGAGTCCTCCTTCAAATGCTGTGCCGGGGCCATCATAGTCCTCACCATCAGTGGCAG atcGGCACACCTCCTGTCCAGATACAGACCTCGCTGTCCCATCATCGCCGTCACCAGAAGCCCTCAG GTGGCCCGACAGTCCCAGCTGCTGAGAGGAGTGTTTCCCGTCCTCTTCCACCCTCTGCCTGCTCCTGTCTGGGCTGACGACGTAGACGATAGGGTCGAATTTGGCATGGAAAtcg GCAAAGCAAGAGGCTTCTTCAAACCCGGCGACATGGTGATCGTGGTGACGGGCTGGATCCCGGGGTCCGGTCACACTAACATCATGAGGGCCGTCAGCGCCCCGTAA
- the cyp11c1 gene encoding cytochrome P450 11C1 isoform X1: MRSMSIRMTGCTRAPGTRGSRHVFFGVGPQKALCTSAAGTVVDGKLEGGKGAQGAGVRKRGVDGQVRSFEEIPHTGRNGWVNLVKFWREDYFSQLHKHMERTFNRLGPIYREHVGAQRSVNIMLPMDIAELFRSEGLHPQRMTLQPWATHRETRQHSKGVFLKNGEEWRADRLLLNKEVMMSAAVKRFLPLLDEVSRDFCQMLQARVEREGRGKRGKRSLTIDPSPDLFRFALEASCHVLYGERIGLFSSSPSLESQKFIWAVEQMLATTPPLLYLPHRLLLRIGAPLWTQHATAWDHIFSHAETRIQRVYSRLSSSQGRGPEAGAAGGQFTGVLGQLMEKGQLSLDLIKANITELMAGGVDTTAVPLQFTLFELGRNPEVQEKVRQQVRTSWAQAGGDPQKALQGAPLLKGTIKEILRLYPVGITVQRMPVRDIVLQNYHIPAGTMVQACLYPLGRSTDVFENPQSFHPDRWSNSREGGQRGEGSGFRSLAFGFGARQCVGRRIAENEMQLLIMHILLSFHIGVSSTEDIKTTYTLIIQPETPPRITFSKL, encoded by the exons ATGAGGAGCATGTCCATCCGAATGACTGGGTGCACCAGAGCGCCGGGCACCCGAGGGTCCAGACATGTGTTCTTTGGTGTTGGACCACAAAAGGCTCTGTGTACGAGTGCGGCAGGGACGGTGGTGGATGGAAAGTtagagggaggaaaaggagcCCAGGGTGCAGGGGTTAGAAAGAGAGGGGTGGATGGACAGGTGAGGAGCTTTGAGGAGATCCCTCACACAGGAAGGAATGGCTGGGTGAACCTGGTGAAGTTCTGGAGAGAAGATTATTTCAGTCAGCTCCACAAACACATGGAAAGGACCTTCAACAGGCTCGGGCCCATCTACAG ggaGCATGTTGGCGCGCAAAGGAGTGTCAACATCATGTTGCCGATGGATATCGCTGAGCTGTTTCGCTCCGAGGGTCTGCACCCCCAACGGATGACCCTGCAGCCCTGGGCCACACATCGTGAGACACGCCAGCACAGCAAGGGGGTCTTCCTCAA GAATGGCGAGGAGTGGAGAGCTGACCGTCTCCTGCTCAACAAGGAGGTGATGATGAGCGCGGCCGTGAAGCGGTTCCTCCCTCTCCTTGACGAGGTGTCGAGGGATTTCTGTCAAATGCTGCAGGCAAgagtggagagggaggggagaggaaagagggggaaACGCAGTCTGACCATTGATCCGAGCCCTGATCTCTTCCGCTTCGCACTGGAAG CAAGTTGCCATGTGCTGTACGGCGAGCGTATTGGCCTCTTCTCCTCATCACCCTCCTTGGAGTCTCAAAAGTTCATCTGGGCAGTGGAGCAAATGCTGGCGaccacccctcctctcctctaccTGCCCCATCGCCTCCTGCTCCGCATTGGCGCTCCCCTGTGGACCCAGCACGCCACTGCATGGGACCACATCTTCAGTCATG CAGAAACCAGGATCCAGCGGGTGTACTCGCGCCTGTCATCCTCCCAGGGTCGAGGGCCTGAGGCTGGGGCAGCTGGAGGCCAGTTCACCGGGGTTCTGGGCCAGCTCATGGAGAAAGGGCAGCTATCTTTGGACCTCATCAAAGCCAACATCACTGAGCTGATGGCTGGAGGGGTCgacacg ACAGCAGTGCCCCTGCAGTTTACTCTGTTTGAGCTCGGCCGCAACCCAGAAGTGCAGGAGAAGGTGAGGCAGCAGGTGAGAACATCATGGGCTCAGGCTGGTGGGGACCCTCAGAAAGCCCTGCAGGGGGCGCCACTACTGAAAGGCACAATCAAGGAGATTCTCAG GTTATACCCAGTGGGAATTACAGTGCAGCGGATGCCAGTCAGAGATATTGTTCTTCAGAATTACCACATACCTGCTGGG ACCATGGTCCAAGCCTGTCTTTATCCTCTGGGAAGGAGCACGGACGTGTTTGAGAATCCACAAAGCTTCCACCCCGACAGGTGGAGCAACAGCAGAGAggggggacagagaggagaagggtCAGGGTTTCGCTCCCTGGCGTTTGGGTTCGGTGCGAGACAATGTGTCGGGAGGAGGATCGCTGAGAACGAGATGCAGCTCCTGATCATGCAT ATCCTGCTGAGCTTCCACATCGGCGTGTCATCCACAGAGGACATCAAAACCACATACACCCTCATCATCCAGCCGGAGACCCCACCAAGGATCACTTTCAGCaagctctga
- the cyp11c1 gene encoding cytochrome P450 11C1 isoform X2: MRSMSIRMTGCTRAPGTRGSRHVFFGVGPQKALCTSAAGTVVDGKLEGGKGAQGAGVRKRGVDGQVRSFEEIPHTGRNGWVNLVKFWREDYFSQLHKHMERTFNRLGPIYREHVGAQRSVNIMLPMDIAELFRSEGLHPQRMTLQPWATHRETRQHSKGVFLKNGEEWRADRLLLNKEVMMSAAVKRFLPLLDEVSRDFCQMLQARVEREGRGKRGKRSLTIDPSPDLFRFALEASCHVLYGERIGLFSSSPSLESQKFIWAVEQMLATTPPLLYLPHRLLLRIGAPLWTQHATAWDHIFSHAETRIQRVYSRLSSSQGRGPEAGAAGGQFTGVLGQLMEKGQLSLDLIKANITELMAGGVDTTAVPLQFTLFELGRNPEVQEKVRQQVIPSGNYSAADASQRYCSSELPHTCWDHGPSLSLSSGKEHGRV, from the exons ATGAGGAGCATGTCCATCCGAATGACTGGGTGCACCAGAGCGCCGGGCACCCGAGGGTCCAGACATGTGTTCTTTGGTGTTGGACCACAAAAGGCTCTGTGTACGAGTGCGGCAGGGACGGTGGTGGATGGAAAGTtagagggaggaaaaggagcCCAGGGTGCAGGGGTTAGAAAGAGAGGGGTGGATGGACAGGTGAGGAGCTTTGAGGAGATCCCTCACACAGGAAGGAATGGCTGGGTGAACCTGGTGAAGTTCTGGAGAGAAGATTATTTCAGTCAGCTCCACAAACACATGGAAAGGACCTTCAACAGGCTCGGGCCCATCTACAG ggaGCATGTTGGCGCGCAAAGGAGTGTCAACATCATGTTGCCGATGGATATCGCTGAGCTGTTTCGCTCCGAGGGTCTGCACCCCCAACGGATGACCCTGCAGCCCTGGGCCACACATCGTGAGACACGCCAGCACAGCAAGGGGGTCTTCCTCAA GAATGGCGAGGAGTGGAGAGCTGACCGTCTCCTGCTCAACAAGGAGGTGATGATGAGCGCGGCCGTGAAGCGGTTCCTCCCTCTCCTTGACGAGGTGTCGAGGGATTTCTGTCAAATGCTGCAGGCAAgagtggagagggaggggagaggaaagagggggaaACGCAGTCTGACCATTGATCCGAGCCCTGATCTCTTCCGCTTCGCACTGGAAG CAAGTTGCCATGTGCTGTACGGCGAGCGTATTGGCCTCTTCTCCTCATCACCCTCCTTGGAGTCTCAAAAGTTCATCTGGGCAGTGGAGCAAATGCTGGCGaccacccctcctctcctctaccTGCCCCATCGCCTCCTGCTCCGCATTGGCGCTCCCCTGTGGACCCAGCACGCCACTGCATGGGACCACATCTTCAGTCATG CAGAAACCAGGATCCAGCGGGTGTACTCGCGCCTGTCATCCTCCCAGGGTCGAGGGCCTGAGGCTGGGGCAGCTGGAGGCCAGTTCACCGGGGTTCTGGGCCAGCTCATGGAGAAAGGGCAGCTATCTTTGGACCTCATCAAAGCCAACATCACTGAGCTGATGGCTGGAGGGGTCgacacg ACAGCAGTGCCCCTGCAGTTTACTCTGTTTGAGCTCGGCCGCAACCCAGAAGTGCAGGAGAAGGTGAGGCAGCAG GTTATACCCAGTGGGAATTACAGTGCAGCGGATGCCAGTCAGAGATATTGTTCTTCAGAATTACCACATACCTGCTGGG ACCATGGTCCAAGCCTGTCTTTATCCTCTGGGAAGGAGCACGGACGTGTTTGA